One window from the genome of Mucilaginibacter ginsenosidivorans encodes:
- a CDS encoding carboxymuconolactone decarboxylase family protein, with the protein MGKLEDDFNAYRTKMNDRIMESANTNIKRFFALDTTTYADGALDVKTKEMLGLVASMVLRCDDCIKYHLGKCHEVGVNHDEMNEVFMIANLVGGSIVIPHYRRAVEYWDELNGIGS; encoded by the coding sequence ATGGGAAAATTAGAAGACGATTTCAACGCCTACCGTACCAAAATGAACGACAGGATAATGGAATCGGCCAATACCAATATCAAGCGGTTCTTCGCGCTGGATACCACAACTTATGCCGATGGCGCCCTCGACGTAAAAACCAAGGAAATGCTGGGCTTGGTAGCGTCCATGGTGCTCCGCTGCGACGACTGTATCAAATACCACCTGGGCAAATGCCACGAGGTGGGTGTGAATCACGATGAAATGAACGAAGTGTTTATGATAGCGAACCTGGTGGGTGGGTCTATCGTGATACCGCATTACCGGAGAGCGGTGGAGTATTGGGATGAGTTGAACGGGATTGGCAGTTGA